Proteins found in one Collinsella aerofaciens genomic segment:
- a CDS encoding zinc ribbon domain-containing protein, with the protein MICPHCLKTIEDGASFCPYCNAYVGPGDGPEHTEFVFCEGCGARLSPHDRTCPKCGRPAPGILSEDAAASDLAAGHTAGFPRLTQEQIDTEVPHAPASAAAVLSDAADPNETCVLPAFDKDFGIPKVDIPTPVSLHDDAQKPKRKVHPDEDAYHKHKRHIPKPLIVIAVLAVVCGGAYWFVTTDPMGVMPGFYDQFGQAAQTTFPTRQKGEATEDDTKQDDSAEVVQEETVLTDDQLYTRLDGLYQTIVSYGDEDQIGEVIDSFNNGYLRTPLSTRQELSQSAYALRDQIKKTQDELNNLKYQDDTVYADDIAHLKQLAEWMYERVDVICQSWDISLAIPDGESMSSHQSEILAPIAQGGNSALSQYDANVGSWKPQQRSQN; encoded by the coding sequence GTGATCTGCCCGCATTGCCTTAAGACTATCGAGGACGGCGCCTCGTTCTGCCCCTACTGCAACGCCTATGTGGGTCCGGGCGATGGCCCCGAGCACACCGAGTTCGTGTTCTGCGAGGGCTGCGGTGCCCGTCTTTCTCCGCACGATCGTACGTGTCCCAAATGCGGACGCCCCGCTCCGGGTATCCTCTCCGAGGACGCGGCTGCATCCGACCTGGCAGCGGGCCACACGGCGGGCTTTCCGCGCCTAACGCAAGAGCAGATCGATACCGAGGTGCCTCATGCGCCCGCCTCGGCTGCCGCGGTTCTTTCGGACGCCGCCGATCCTAACGAGACCTGCGTGCTGCCGGCTTTCGATAAGGATTTCGGTATCCCCAAGGTCGATATTCCCACGCCCGTTTCCCTGCACGACGATGCTCAAAAACCCAAGCGCAAAGTGCATCCCGACGAGGACGCCTATCACAAGCACAAGCGTCATATCCCCAAGCCGCTCATCGTCATCGCGGTACTTGCCGTCGTTTGCGGCGGTGCCTATTGGTTCGTGACGACCGATCCCATGGGTGTCATGCCTGGCTTCTACGACCAGTTTGGCCAAGCTGCACAAACCACCTTCCCCACGCGCCAAAAGGGCGAGGCGACTGAGGACGATACCAAGCAGGACGATTCTGCCGAGGTGGTCCAGGAAGAAACCGTGCTCACCGATGATCAGCTCTATACTAGACTCGACGGTCTGTATCAGACCATCGTGTCCTACGGTGATGAGGACCAGATCGGCGAGGTCATCGATTCCTTTAACAACGGCTATCTCCGAACGCCGCTGTCCACCCGCCAGGAGCTGTCGCAGAGTGCCTACGCCCTGCGCGACCAGATCAAAAAGACGCAAGATGAGCTTAACAACCTTAAGTATCAGGACGATACGGTCTATGCGGACGACATCGCCCACTTAAAGCAGCTTGCCGAGTGGATGTACGAGCGTGTCGACGTGATCTGCCAGAGCTGGGATATCTCGCTGGCCATTCCCGATGGCGAGTCGATGAGTTCCCACCAAAGCGAGATCCTGGCGCCCATCGCACAGGGCGGCAACAGCGCGCTGAGCCAGTACGACGCCAATGTGGGCTCCTGGAAGCCGCAGCAGCGTTCCCAAAATTAG
- a CDS encoding HAD-IC family P-type ATPase, producing the protein MAATDIERGLSTAEVEERIAAGKINRNMELKTKSVKELIIENLCTLFNLINVILAFLVILTGSFKNLTFLFVVFLNTAIGVIQSMRSKKMVDKLTLLTSKKAIAVRDGAEVELDLDQIVLDDIIRLGRGDQIPADAVVVSGEALVNESLLTGESDLIKKQPGSELMSGSFIDSGLLRARVIHVGADNYVAKINNEAKYVKKVNSEIMNALNAIVRFASIIMIPLGLALFASSVSGLWDAAGTPGDSALSWCFSELLAGHVPSSALLSTVGALLGMIPQGLVLLTSSVLAIATVRLARRKVLAQQLYCIETLARVDVLCLDKTGTITSGRMEVEGTYPLPVEGVGFGVDSEEAAVPVDTTVLDFALANVARATSADANETCQALLNYYADRPVEVSEPLSVIPFSSSKKWSGASFAQGSYVMGAAQFVLSDRVFSQVENRVAELADTCRVLVVARVDGFTPDGDMVGEAEPVGFVTIRDEIRTSAAETIGYFNEQGVTLNVISGDDPRTVSSIARAVGVPGADAYVDATTLDTPAKLDAAVDRYHVFGRVTPQQKRELVQALKRREHTVAMTGDGVNDVLALKEADCSVAMAAGSDAARNVAEIVLVDNDFASMPAVVAEGRRSINNLQRSASLFLTKTLLSMGLAALCIALPPYPFEPIQMTLINFFCIGAPGFVLGLEPNNARVKGAFLSNALKRALPASIAVILAAALDIFVARVFGFSQLTLSTMCLLTSCAASVSLIWRISQPLTPLRVVLFVFVVAGILVGVIGFPELLSIANLSMGQMVILAVIVVFTCSVFFKLATMMDSLKPRRRHAATGFGRGVRVRLGRGGGKVSSTGSTAERFAKRVAADMAQRREDRTAREAEARALEGVAQAQPKKKKSTGAKRSRVTKSAQGIKVSMPSKKKK; encoded by the coding sequence ATGGCAGCAACGGATATCGAGCGCGGACTCTCAACCGCCGAGGTCGAGGAGCGCATCGCCGCCGGTAAGATCAACCGCAACATGGAGCTCAAGACCAAGTCGGTCAAAGAGCTCATCATCGAGAACCTCTGCACGCTGTTCAATTTGATCAACGTGATCTTGGCTTTCCTGGTCATTTTGACCGGTTCGTTTAAGAATCTGACGTTCCTGTTCGTGGTGTTCCTCAATACCGCTATTGGCGTCATTCAGTCCATGCGTTCCAAGAAGATGGTCGATAAGCTCACGCTGCTGACCTCCAAGAAGGCCATCGCGGTGCGCGATGGCGCCGAGGTGGAGCTCGACCTGGACCAGATCGTGCTCGACGACATCATCCGCCTGGGGCGCGGCGACCAGATTCCCGCTGACGCCGTGGTGGTTTCCGGCGAGGCGCTCGTGAACGAGAGCCTGCTGACGGGCGAGAGCGACCTTATTAAGAAACAGCCCGGTTCCGAGCTCATGAGCGGCAGCTTTATCGACTCGGGCCTGCTGCGCGCCCGCGTGATCCATGTCGGCGCCGACAACTACGTGGCCAAAATTAATAACGAGGCCAAGTACGTCAAAAAGGTCAATTCCGAGATCATGAACGCGCTTAACGCCATCGTGCGCTTTGCGAGCATCATCATGATTCCGCTTGGCCTGGCTCTGTTCGCCTCGAGTGTAAGTGGGCTGTGGGATGCCGCGGGAACCCCGGGCGATAGCGCGCTTTCGTGGTGCTTCTCCGAGCTGTTGGCTGGTCACGTGCCTTCGTCGGCGCTGCTGTCCACGGTGGGCGCCCTGCTGGGCATGATCCCGCAAGGCCTGGTGCTGCTGACCTCGTCGGTGCTCGCCATCGCCACGGTGCGCCTGGCCCGCCGCAAGGTGCTGGCGCAGCAGCTCTACTGCATCGAGACGCTCGCGCGCGTCGACGTGCTGTGCCTGGACAAGACGGGCACCATCACGTCGGGTCGTATGGAGGTCGAGGGCACCTACCCGCTGCCTGTTGAGGGTGTTGGCTTTGGCGTGGACTCGGAGGAGGCGGCTGTTCCCGTCGATACCACAGTGCTCGATTTTGCGCTGGCTAACGTCGCGCGTGCGACTTCGGCCGATGCCAACGAGACCTGCCAGGCGCTGCTCAACTATTACGCCGATCGCCCGGTCGAGGTGTCTGAGCCGCTGTCGGTCATTCCGTTCTCGTCGTCTAAAAAATGGAGTGGCGCTTCTTTTGCGCAGGGCTCCTATGTGATGGGTGCCGCGCAGTTTGTGCTCTCTGATCGTGTGTTTTCGCAGGTCGAGAACCGTGTCGCCGAGCTTGCCGATACCTGCCGCGTGCTCGTGGTGGCGCGCGTGGACGGCTTTACGCCCGATGGGGATATGGTGGGCGAGGCCGAGCCCGTGGGCTTTGTGACCATCCGCGACGAGATTCGTACCTCGGCGGCCGAGACCATCGGCTATTTTAACGAGCAGGGCGTGACCCTCAACGTGATCAGTGGTGACGACCCGCGTACGGTGTCGTCGATCGCGCGCGCGGTGGGCGTGCCAGGGGCGGACGCTTATGTGGACGCTACGACGCTCGATACGCCGGCCAAGCTCGATGCCGCAGTGGACCGCTACCATGTCTTTGGTCGTGTGACCCCGCAGCAGAAGCGCGAGCTCGTGCAGGCGCTCAAGCGCCGCGAGCACACCGTGGCCATGACGGGCGACGGCGTCAACGACGTGCTGGCGCTCAAGGAGGCCGACTGCTCCGTCGCCATGGCGGCCGGCTCCGATGCCGCGCGTAACGTGGCCGAGATCGTACTCGTCGACAACGATTTTGCCTCGATGCCCGCCGTGGTGGCCGAGGGCCGTCGCTCCATCAACAACCTGCAGCGTTCGGCCTCACTGTTCCTGACCAAGACGCTGCTCTCGATGGGCCTGGCGGCGCTGTGTATCGCGCTGCCGCCGTACCCCTTCGAGCCCATCCAGATGACGCTCATTAACTTCTTCTGCATCGGCGCGCCGGGCTTTGTGTTGGGCCTGGAGCCCAACAATGCTCGTGTGAAGGGTGCGTTTTTGAGCAACGCACTCAAGCGTGCACTGCCGGCGTCGATTGCGGTCATTTTGGCTGCGGCGCTCGATATCTTTGTGGCGCGCGTGTTTGGCTTTAGCCAGCTCACGCTGTCTACGATGTGCCTGCTTACGTCGTGCGCGGCGAGCGTCAGCCTAATCTGGCGCATCTCGCAGCCTCTCACGCCCTTACGTGTGGTGCTCTTTGTGTTTGTAGTCGCCGGCATCCTGGTGGGCGTTATCGGATTCCCGGAGCTGCTGTCTATTGCCAACCTGTCGATGGGCCAGATGGTTATCTTGGCTGTTATCGTGGTCTTTACCTGCTCGGTGTTCTTTAAGCTCGCCACGATGATGGATTCGCTCAAGCCGCGTCGTCGTCATGCCGCAACTGGTTTTGGCCGCGGTGTGCGCGTCCGCCTGGGTCGCGGTGGCGGCAAGGTGAGCTCGACGGGCTCGACGGCCGAACGTTTTGCCAAGCGCGTCGCCGCCGACATGGCGCAGCGCCGCGAAGATCGCACCGCTCGCGAGGCCGAGGCCCGCGCACTCGAGGGCGTGGCCCAGGCCCAGCCCAAGAAAAAGAAGAGTACCGGAGCCAAGCGCTCTCGCGTGACCAAGTCCGCCCAAGGCATCAAAGTCTCGATGCCAAGCAAAAAGAAGAAGTAA
- the aroF gene encoding 3-deoxy-7-phosphoheptulonate synthase: MIAILKQSASDEAVGHIVSWIEKKGLKTDVSRGENETIIGLVGDTTKIDPFLLESMDVVERVQRVSEPFKRANRKFHPEDSVIDCGHGVKIGGDQFQVIAGPCSVEGENLIRIARRVKAAGATMLRGGAYKPRTSPYAYQGMGPAGLDLLCEASAELDMPIVTEIMDPRDVQVFLDKKIDVMQIGARNAQNFPLLKEVGKTKTPVLLKRGMSGTIDELLMAAEYIMSEGNDNVILCERGIRTFETRTRNTFDLNAVPVLHHLSHLPVVADPSHATGYTRYVEPMALAATACGANGLEIEVHDEPSRAWSDGAQALTPDQFDDTMRRIRAIREVVCQETME; encoded by the coding sequence ATGATTGCAATTTTAAAGCAGAGCGCCAGCGACGAGGCCGTCGGCCATATCGTCAGCTGGATTGAGAAAAAGGGCCTGAAGACCGATGTCTCGCGCGGCGAGAACGAGACGATCATCGGCCTGGTGGGCGATACGACCAAGATCGACCCGTTCCTGCTCGAGTCCATGGATGTCGTCGAGCGTGTGCAGCGCGTCTCCGAGCCGTTCAAGCGCGCCAACCGCAAGTTCCACCCCGAGGACTCCGTCATCGACTGCGGCCACGGCGTCAAGATCGGCGGCGACCAGTTCCAGGTCATCGCCGGTCCCTGCTCCGTCGAGGGCGAGAACCTCATCCGCATCGCACGTCGCGTAAAGGCCGCCGGCGCCACGATGCTGCGCGGCGGTGCCTACAAGCCCCGCACCTCCCCCTACGCCTACCAGGGCATGGGCCCTGCCGGCCTCGACCTGCTGTGCGAGGCGTCTGCCGAGCTCGACATGCCGATCGTCACCGAGATCATGGACCCACGCGACGTGCAGGTCTTCCTTGACAAGAAGATCGACGTCATGCAGATCGGCGCCCGCAACGCCCAGAACTTCCCCCTGCTCAAGGAGGTCGGCAAGACCAAGACTCCGGTCCTGCTCAAGCGCGGTATGTCCGGCACGATCGATGAGCTGCTCATGGCCGCCGAGTACATCATGAGCGAGGGCAACGACAACGTCATCCTGTGCGAGCGCGGCATCCGCACCTTCGAGACCCGTACCCGCAATACCTTCGACCTCAACGCCGTGCCGGTGCTGCACCACCTGTCGCACCTGCCCGTCGTCGCCGACCCCAGCCACGCCACCGGCTACACCCGCTACGTTGAGCCCATGGCGCTCGCCGCGACCGCCTGCGGCGCCAACGGTCTGGAGATCGAGGTCCACGACGAACCGAGCCGCGCCTGGTCCGACGGCGCCCAGGCCCTCACCCCCGATCAGTTCGACGACACCATGCGCCGCATCCGAGCCATCCGCGAGGTTGTCTGCCAAGAGACCATGGAGTAG
- a CDS encoding prephenate dehydrogenase/arogenate dehydrogenase family protein — MGTVRNARVNQGGPKCAGIVGLGLIGGSFARGYAQAGVRVLAWDPDDDVMTAASMGTVAGELNDKTLGECDIIVLACYPEACIEWLETHAKALADATDTDAIMGPVVIDTVGVKGIVCERAFELAREHGFYFVGAHPMAGTQYSGYAHSRADLFQGAPLVLVPPAVNDALKLELLGQVREMVRPLGFGKFSVTSAAEHDRVIAFTSQLAHVVSNAYVKSPTAQVHHGFSAGSYRDLTRVAHLNPQMWSELMIDDADALAFEIDHLIESLGAYSRALKDRDQRYLENLLAEGDRIKRALDDEASH, encoded by the coding sequence ATGGGTACGGTGAGAAACGCACGCGTTAACCAGGGCGGCCCCAAATGCGCGGGCATCGTGGGCCTGGGCCTCATCGGCGGCAGCTTTGCCCGCGGCTATGCGCAGGCGGGCGTCCGCGTGCTGGCCTGGGACCCCGATGACGATGTCATGACGGCCGCTAGCATGGGCACTGTCGCCGGAGAGCTCAACGACAAGACACTCGGCGAGTGCGACATCATCGTCCTGGCTTGCTACCCCGAGGCATGCATCGAGTGGCTCGAGACGCACGCCAAGGCGCTCGCCGACGCCACCGACACCGACGCCATCATGGGTCCCGTGGTGATCGACACGGTGGGCGTCAAGGGCATCGTGTGCGAGCGCGCCTTTGAGCTTGCCCGCGAGCACGGCTTTTACTTTGTGGGCGCGCACCCCATGGCGGGCACGCAGTACTCGGGCTATGCACACTCCCGCGCCGACCTGTTCCAGGGCGCCCCGCTCGTGCTCGTGCCGCCCGCGGTGAACGACGCACTCAAGCTGGAGCTTTTGGGCCAGGTACGCGAGATGGTGCGCCCCTTGGGCTTTGGCAAGTTCAGCGTGACCAGCGCAGCCGAGCACGACCGCGTCATCGCCTTCACGAGCCAGCTTGCGCACGTGGTATCCAACGCCTATGTTAAGAGCCCGACCGCTCAGGTCCACCACGGCTTTTCGGCCGGCAGCTACCGCGACCTCACCCGCGTGGCGCACCTCAATCCGCAGATGTGGTCCGAGCTCATGATCGACGACGCCGATGCTCTCGCCTTCGAGATCGACCACCTGATCGAGTCGCTTGGCGCCTACAGCCGTGCGCTCAAGGACCGCGACCAGCGCTATCTGGAGAATCTCCTTGCCGAGGGCGACCGCATCAAGCGCGCACTCGACGACGAGGCCTCCCACTAG
- the aroB gene encoding 3-dehydroquinate synthase produces MAITIDIDTARPYQVHVGTFLLEQTGPLVRATAGGTKAVIVTDTNVGPLYQMPVKQSLEASGYEVSICTFEAGEAHKRAETYVAILEFVAEHELSRSDVIVALGGGVVGDVAGFVAATYMRGCKFVQIPTSLLAMVDSSVGGKTAIDLAAGKNLAGAFWQPSVVIADVGCLATLTPEQFADGCGEVVKHAVIADPELFAELEKTPLTLELLNRDVARVALIIARNIDIKRAVVVADERETNQRKLLNFGHSAGHAVEACERFELGHGNCVSIGMGIITRAAALHGVCDAALPGRIEELCARHGLKTRCDLDVDAVFAEALHDKKRAGDTIDLVIPHGIGRCSIDRTPLSTFHELIAEGLGQKGDASAC; encoded by the coding sequence ATGGCGATTACCATCGATATCGACACTGCACGCCCCTACCAGGTGCATGTTGGCACGTTTTTGCTGGAGCAAACGGGACCGCTCGTGCGCGCCACTGCCGGCGGCACCAAGGCCGTCATCGTGACGGACACCAACGTGGGCCCGCTCTACCAGATGCCCGTTAAGCAGAGTCTGGAGGCATCAGGCTACGAGGTGAGCATCTGCACCTTCGAGGCCGGCGAGGCCCATAAGCGCGCCGAAACCTATGTTGCCATTTTGGAGTTTGTGGCCGAGCACGAGCTTTCACGCTCCGACGTGATCGTTGCACTCGGCGGCGGTGTCGTGGGCGACGTGGCCGGCTTTGTGGCCGCCACCTACATGCGCGGCTGCAAGTTTGTGCAGATCCCCACGAGTCTGCTCGCCATGGTGGATTCGTCGGTGGGCGGCAAGACGGCCATCGACCTGGCTGCCGGCAAGAACTTGGCCGGCGCCTTTTGGCAGCCGAGCGTGGTTATCGCCGACGTGGGGTGCCTGGCCACCCTCACGCCCGAGCAGTTCGCCGACGGCTGCGGCGAGGTCGTCAAGCACGCCGTGATCGCCGACCCGGAGCTTTTCGCCGAGCTGGAGAAGACCCCGCTCACGCTGGAGCTGCTCAACCGCGATGTGGCCCGCGTAGCGCTCATCATCGCCCGCAATATCGACATCAAGCGCGCCGTGGTCGTCGCCGACGAGCGCGAAACCAACCAGCGCAAGCTCCTCAACTTTGGACACAGCGCCGGACATGCCGTCGAGGCCTGCGAGCGCTTTGAGCTCGGACACGGCAACTGCGTGTCGATCGGCATGGGCATCATCACGCGCGCCGCGGCCCTGCACGGCGTCTGCGATGCCGCACTGCCCGGTCGTATTGAGGAGCTCTGCGCCCGTCACGGCCTCAAGACCCGCTGCGACCTCGATGTCGATGCCGTCTTTGCCGAGGCGCTCCACGACAAGAAGCGCGCGGGCGACACCATCGACCTGGTGATTCCGCACGGCATTGGCCGCTGCAGCATCGACCGCACGCCGCTTTCCACTTTCCACGAACTCATTGCCGAAGGCCTCGGCCAGAAGGGAGACGCATCCGCATGCTAG
- the aroA gene encoding 3-phosphoshikimate 1-carboxyvinyltransferase translates to MLARITPSPLKGTVPAIASKSMAHRLIICAALANGETHVACNTTCADIEATVRCLTALGARIETVEDGFQVHPTMKSVEFGLLKALAGGTLDCGESGSTLRFMLPVACALGADATFVGQGRLGTRPLSPLSDEIIAAGCDLQGLGGFPLKTSGRMRPGTFVLPGNVSSQYISGLLLAAPLLAQPSCVQVTGLIESRPYINLTIQAMKAFGVEVNVERIPAKNGKPEVTNFRVSSGSYRTPGSVAVEGDWSNAAFWLCAGAIGTDPITVEGVSLSSAQGDRNVLAALSRFGARIERSTNAATVQSDKLAGFEMSAHDIPDLVPVISAVASLAQGRTFIRDCARLRIKESDRLVTTTRELTALGAQVRIAGDDLIIKGVDAFTGGEVDSHNDHRIAMMAAIAASRATGEVVIHGAEAVNKSYPDFFDHYRLLGGKVTLEEE, encoded by the coding sequence ATGCTAGCCCGCATCACCCCGTCCCCGCTCAAGGGCACCGTTCCCGCCATCGCGTCCAAGTCGATGGCGCACCGCCTGATCATCTGCGCAGCACTCGCCAACGGTGAGACACACGTCGCCTGCAATACCACCTGCGCCGACATCGAGGCCACGGTCCGCTGCCTTACGGCACTCGGCGCCCGCATCGAGACCGTCGAGGACGGCTTCCAGGTCCATCCCACCATGAAGAGTGTTGAGTTTGGCCTGCTCAAGGCCCTTGCCGGCGGCACGCTTGACTGCGGCGAAAGCGGCTCCACACTGCGCTTTATGCTGCCTGTCGCCTGCGCGTTGGGTGCGGATGCCACCTTCGTGGGCCAGGGCCGCCTTGGCACCCGCCCGCTCTCCCCGCTCTCGGACGAGATCATCGCCGCCGGCTGCGACCTACAGGGTCTGGGCGGTTTTCCGCTCAAGACGAGCGGACGCATGCGCCCGGGCACCTTTGTGCTGCCGGGCAACGTAAGCTCGCAGTATATCTCCGGCCTGCTGTTGGCAGCCCCGTTGCTCGCCCAGCCCTCCTGCGTGCAGGTGACCGGCCTCATTGAGAGCCGCCCCTACATCAACCTGACGATCCAGGCCATGAAGGCCTTCGGCGTCGAGGTCAACGTCGAGCGCATCCCCGCCAAGAATGGCAAGCCCGAGGTCACAAACTTCCGAGTGAGCAGCGGCTCGTATCGCACGCCCGGCAGCGTTGCTGTCGAAGGCGACTGGTCCAACGCTGCCTTTTGGCTGTGTGCCGGCGCCATCGGTACCGACCCCATCACCGTCGAGGGCGTGTCGCTGAGCTCTGCACAGGGCGACCGCAACGTGCTCGCCGCGCTTTCGCGCTTTGGGGCCCGCATCGAGCGCTCAACCAACGCCGCCACCGTGCAGTCCGACAAACTCGCCGGCTTCGAGATGAGCGCCCACGACATTCCCGACCTGGTACCCGTCATCTCTGCCGTGGCATCGCTGGCCCAGGGCCGCACGTTCATCCGCGATTGCGCCCGCCTGCGCATCAAGGAATCCGACCGCCTGGTCACCACCACCCGCGAGCTCACCGCGCTGGGCGCGCAGGTGCGCATTGCCGGCGACGACCTCATCATCAAGGGCGTCGATGCCTTCACCGGCGGCGAGGTCGATTCGCACAACGACCACCGCATCGCCATGATGGCCGCCATCGCCGCGAGCCGCGCCACCGGCGAGGTCGTGATCCACGGCGCCGAGGCCGTCAACAAGTCCTATCCCGATTTCTTCGACCACTACCGCCTGCTGGGCGGCAAGGTCACACTCGAGGAGGAATAG
- the aroC gene encoding chorismate synthase, producing the protein MSSTFGNVLHLSIFGQSHSPAIGCSLDGIPAGIAVDQEQLQAFLDRRAPGRDETATKRREADAAHIIAGVVDGHTTGAPIAAIIENTNTRSKDYSELRRKPRPGHADFPARVKYRNMHDVAGGGHFSGRLTAPLCIAGGIALQALEARGIRVMAHVAQIGGISDLPMDDMVYREADRKAILTNDLPCIDAAAAGRMREEILAARDELDSIGGIVECGIYGLPAGIGDPMFDGIENRIAHIAFGIPAVKGVEFGMGFAVAAMRGSENNDPYRIDAETGEIEVESNNAGGILGGISTGAPVMWRMAVKPTPSIGREQQTVDMDAMENAELSVHGRHDPCIVPRAVPVAEAAAALAIWDALLEGAGQL; encoded by the coding sequence ATGTCCTCGACCTTTGGCAACGTTTTGCATCTGAGCATTTTCGGCCAGTCGCACTCCCCCGCCATCGGCTGCTCGCTTGATGGCATACCCGCTGGCATTGCCGTTGACCAGGAGCAGCTACAGGCCTTTTTGGATCGTCGCGCCCCCGGTCGCGACGAAACCGCAACCAAGCGCCGCGAGGCCGACGCCGCCCACATCATCGCCGGTGTTGTCGATGGACATACCACCGGCGCGCCCATCGCCGCGATTATCGAGAACACCAACACGCGCTCCAAGGATTACTCCGAGCTGCGCCGCAAGCCCCGTCCCGGACATGCGGACTTCCCTGCGCGCGTGAAGTACCGCAACATGCACGATGTCGCCGGCGGCGGGCACTTCTCCGGCCGCCTAACGGCCCCCTTATGCATCGCCGGCGGCATTGCGCTGCAGGCACTCGAGGCCCGCGGTATTCGGGTGATGGCTCACGTGGCGCAGATCGGCGGCATCTCCGACCTGCCGATGGACGATATGGTCTATCGCGAGGCCGACCGCAAGGCGATCCTTACAAATGACCTGCCCTGCATTGACGCCGCCGCAGCCGGCCGCATGCGCGAGGAGATTCTGGCCGCGCGCGACGAACTCGACAGCATCGGCGGCATCGTGGAGTGCGGCATCTACGGCCTGCCTGCAGGCATCGGCGACCCCATGTTCGACGGCATCGAGAACCGCATCGCGCACATCGCGTTTGGCATTCCCGCCGTAAAGGGTGTGGAGTTTGGCATGGGCTTTGCCGTGGCCGCCATGCGCGGCAGCGAGAACAACGATCCGTATCGCATCGATGCCGAGACCGGCGAGATCGAGGTCGAGTCCAATAACGCCGGCGGCATCCTGGGCGGCATCTCCACCGGCGCGCCCGTCATGTGGCGCATGGCCGTAAAGCCGACGCCCTCCATCGGCCGCGAGCAGCAGACCGTGGACATGGACGCCATGGAAAATGCCGAGCTCTCGGTCCACGGCCGTCACGATCCCTGCATCGTCCCCAGAGCCGTCCCCGTAGCCGAAGCAGCCGCAGCGCTGGCCATCTGGGACGCCCTCCTCGAGGGCGCAGGCCAGCTTTAG
- the pheA gene encoding prephenate dehydratase, with translation MDLADIRQTIDAIDTTLLNSFVERMDIATEVAKSKIEMGKAVFDPARERSKLNNLASRAPERYEAQTIALFRLLMSMSKAEQQRYINELNGITVSQKAHATAVASDTPFPQTASVACQGVEGAYSQIAACKLFDVPDIAFFETFEGVMRAVRDGFCEFGVLPIENSTAGSVNAVYDLLAQFDFHIVRSLRLKIDHNLLVKPGTKLADVREVYSHGQAIAQCAGFIEAHDLHATKYPNTAMSAEMVANSERGDVAAIASRSCAALYGLEVLEPNIQDSDNNYTRFVVISREPRVYPGANRTSLMITTANEPGALYRVLERFYALNINLIKLESRPIPGRDFEFMFYFDLDCPFGSKALDNLLDSIDDVCESFTYFGSYTEVL, from the coding sequence ATGGACCTTGCCGATATTCGCCAGACCATCGATGCCATCGACACCACGCTCCTCAACAGCTTTGTCGAGCGCATGGACATTGCCACCGAGGTCGCCAAGTCAAAAATCGAGATGGGCAAGGCCGTCTTCGACCCCGCCCGCGAGCGCTCCAAACTCAACAACCTCGCCAGCCGCGCGCCCGAGCGCTACGAGGCACAGACCATCGCCCTGTTCCGTCTCCTCATGAGCATGAGCAAGGCCGAGCAGCAGCGCTACATCAACGAGCTCAACGGCATCACGGTCTCGCAAAAGGCCCACGCCACGGCCGTAGCCTCCGACACGCCCTTCCCCCAAACGGCCAGCGTTGCCTGCCAGGGCGTGGAAGGCGCCTACAGCCAAATCGCCGCGTGCAAGCTCTTCGACGTGCCCGACATCGCGTTCTTCGAGACCTTCGAGGGCGTCATGCGCGCCGTGCGCGACGGCTTCTGCGAGTTTGGCGTGCTGCCCATCGAGAACTCCACGGCGGGCTCGGTCAACGCGGTCTACGACCTGCTCGCCCAGTTCGACTTCCACATCGTGCGCTCGCTGCGCCTCAAGATCGACCACAACCTGCTCGTCAAGCCCGGCACCAAGCTCGCCGACGTGCGCGAGGTCTACAGCCACGGTCAGGCCATCGCCCAGTGTGCCGGCTTTATCGAGGCGCATGACCTACACGCCACCAAGTACCCCAACACGGCCATGTCGGCCGAGATGGTGGCGAACTCCGAGCGAGGCGACGTCGCCGCCATCGCCTCGCGCAGCTGTGCGGCACTCTATGGCCTGGAGGTGCTGGAGCCCAACATCCAGGACTCGGACAACAACTACACGCGCTTTGTCGTCATCAGCCGCGAACCGCGCGTCTACCCCGGCGCCAACCGCACCTCGCTCATGATCACCACCGCCAACGAGCCGGGCGCCCTCTACCGCGTGCTCGAGCGCTTCTACGCGCTCAACATCAACCTCATCAAGCTCGAGAGCCGCCCCATCCCCGGTCGCGACTTTGAGTTTATGTTCTACTTTGACCTGGACTGCCCCTTTGGCAGCAAGGCCCTCGACAACCTGCTCGATTCCATCGATGACGTGTGCGAGAGCTTCACCTACTTTGGCAGCTACACGGAGGTGCTCTAG